The Ktedonobacterales bacterium region GAGCGCGATGGGGAGAATCCGCCCGGGCTGCGCCCGGCCTTTATCGGCTGGCATGACCTTTGGCCGCAGCTTGAGGCGCGGCGGTATCTGCGCTTTGCCAGCTTTCTGACAGACGAAAGCCTGCCCCCTGGTGATCAGCGCGTGGCAGGCAATGGAAGCCAGACCAGAGATGAGAGGCGCGCGCTGGCGCCTGATCTGCACGCGGCCAACTCGTATGGGGGGCGCTTGCGGGCCTTTGTGGTGGAAACGCGACGGGCGATGCGTGAGCGGCAGCGCGTAGTGGTGGTGACAGGCCAGGCGCGGCGGCTGTGTGAGGTGTTTGGGGATGAGGCGCAGTTTGGCGCGGATGCTGTGCAAGTTTCGCCCGTGATTCACCTGGCCGAAGCGCCGGAGCCTGGCTTGCTGGCGATTGTCCAGGGGCATCTGGCGGAAGGCTGGCAGAGCCGCGCGCTGGCGCTGACGGTCTTTACCGATACGGAAGTTTTTGGCTGGTCGAAGCGGCGTGAGGCAGCGCGCCGCAAGCCGGTAACTCCGGCGACCTTCCTGGCGGAAGTTCATCCGGGCGATTTTGTGGTGCATCAGGATCATGGCATCGGGCGCTTCGAGGGGCTGGTCAAACTCAATAGTACCGGAGTCGAGCGCGAGTACCTGTTGATTCAGTACGCCGGAACGGACCGGCTGTATATCCCGACGGATCAGCTTGATCGCGCCACCAAGTTTATCGGCATGGGCGATGCGACGCCCGCGCTTAGCAAGCTGGGCAGCGCAGAATGGGCGCGCGCCAAGCAGCAGGTCAAAGAGAGCGTGCAGAACATCGCCAGCGATCTGCTGCGGCTCTACAGCGTGCGCGAGGCGGCGGACGGTCACGCCTTCCCGGCTGACAGCGAGCAACCCTGGTTGCAAGAGCTTGAAGAGGCGTTCCCTTATGAGGAGACTGCCGATCAGGCGCGGGCCATTGATGAAGTCAAGGCCGATATGCAGCGGCCCCGCCCGATGGATCGGCTGGTCTGCGGAGATGTGGGCTATGGCAAGACGGAGGTGGCGCTGCGGGCCGCTTTCAAGGCCGTTCTCGATCAGCGCCAGGTAGCTGTCCTGGCTCCGACGACGGTTCTGGCACTTCAGCACTTCAATACCTTCAGCGAGCGGCTGCGGCCTTATCCTATTCGCGTCGAGTTACTGAGCCGCTTCCGCTCGGAGAAAGAGCAGAAGCAGGTGTTGGAAGACCTGGCGCTGGGCCGCGTTGATGTTTTGATCGGCACACACCGGCTGCTCCAGAAGGATGTTGTCTTCAATAACCTGGGGCTGCTGATTATTGATGAAGAGCAACGCTTTGGCGTTGTCCACAAGGAGCGGCTGAAGCAATTGCGCATGGAGATTGATGTGCTGACGCTGACAGCGACGCCCATCCCGCGCACGCTGCATATGGGATTGGTCAATGTGCGCGATATGAGCGTGATTGAGACGCCTCCACAGGAGCGGCTGCCGATTCGCACCTCGATTCGTGAATGGGATGATGCGCTCATTCGTGAGGCGATTCTGCGCGAGGTGGATCGCGGCGGCCAGGTCTTCTTTGTGCATAACCGTGTGCAGGGGATTCAGGTGATTGCCCAGCGGCTGCAACGGCTTATTCCAGAGGCGACGTTTGCGGTGGCACATGGGCAGATGGCCGAGGATCAGCTTGAGCACGTCATGCTGGCCTTTTCCAGCGGCGAATATAACGTCCTGGTCTGCACGACGATCATTGAAAATGGGCTGGACATTCCCAACGCCAACACGATTATCATCAACAACGCGGCGAACTTCGGGCTGGCGCAGTTGTATCAGTTGCGCGGGCGCGTGGGGCGCGGCTCACATCAAGCTTATGCCTATCTGCTCTTCAATAAGGAGACGAAGCTGACGCCCATTGCCGAAAGACGGCTGCGGGCGATCTATGAGGCAACGGAACTGGGTGCGGGTTTCCGTATTGCGATGAAAGACCTAGAGATTCGCGGCGCGGGCAATCTGCTGGGGCCGGAGCAGTCCGGGTTTATGAACGTCGTTGGCTTTGATCTGTATAGTCGGCTGCTGGCGGAAGCGATTCAGGAGCTTCAGGGTAAGAAAGCTGAGGCTGCCGTTCCTGTCGTCACGATTGATTTGCCGGTGGATGCCTATATCCCCGATGAGTATATCAATGACCGGGCGCTAAAGATGAACTTCTATCAGCGATTGGCGAACCTGATGACGCGCGAGCAGGTGGAAGCGATGAGATCTGAACTGCAAGATCGCTTCGGGCCGCTGCTGCCGCCGGTTGAGAACCTGCTGAAGCTGATCGCGCTCAAGGTAGGGGCTGGGGAGATGGGCTTTGAGTCGATCAGTCTGAAGGAGGGTGTGGTGATCATCAAGGCGCGGCGCAATATGACGCCTAACCGGGTGGCGCTCTATCGGCGCTTCCGTAACGAGGTGAAGGTGCAGCTTGGAGTGATTCAGATTCCTCGTCGCTTGCTGCCCGACGACTCGCAGGCGTTGATTGCGGCGCTGCATGACCTGCTGCCGCAGATCAGCACAGTTGGTGGCCCACAGATGCAGACGGTAGGTGTTAGCGCGGCTCAATAACGCTGTAAGGAAATGATGGATGCCTGAGCAACAACTTTTGCAACAACCCCGTGCGGTTGTTTTGGATATTGGCAA contains the following coding sequences:
- the mfd gene encoding transcription-repair coupling factor; the encoded protein is MSLQGLLPIMRERPEFRRLVEQLEHGEAPPELHGVSESSKPYLLAALGTALSRPLLIVVQDENRARDVAEMLRPLTGRPEQVLLFPDRDALPYERMIENAETMQLRLGTLARLANGRTKPKPQAPDAALIVVASARTLTQPIIPPDELRRALVELRVGEELDLELLLEQCYHLGYEPVAEVEEPGQMTHRGGIVDIFPPTLVRPVRIEFFGDEIESIRTFDPETQRSLNPIDSVLLAPSREALPLRGPEAAAELERLPITTLHQDAADRWARDLDALRSRQSFDDLVFYLPYLHRPATLVSYLPPDGVLALDMPDRLEEVALRLADQAEEVRVSRERDGENPPGLRPAFIGWHDLWPQLEARRYLRFASFLTDESLPPGDQRVAGNGSQTRDERRALAPDLHAANSYGGRLRAFVVETRRAMRERQRVVVVTGQARRLCEVFGDEAQFGADAVQVSPVIHLAEAPEPGLLAIVQGHLAEGWQSRALALTVFTDTEVFGWSKRREAARRKPVTPATFLAEVHPGDFVVHQDHGIGRFEGLVKLNSTGVEREYLLIQYAGTDRLYIPTDQLDRATKFIGMGDATPALSKLGSAEWARAKQQVKESVQNIASDLLRLYSVREAADGHAFPADSEQPWLQELEEAFPYEETADQARAIDEVKADMQRPRPMDRLVCGDVGYGKTEVALRAAFKAVLDQRQVAVLAPTTVLALQHFNTFSERLRPYPIRVELLSRFRSEKEQKQVLEDLALGRVDVLIGTHRLLQKDVVFNNLGLLIIDEEQRFGVVHKERLKQLRMEIDVLTLTATPIPRTLHMGLVNVRDMSVIETPPQERLPIRTSIREWDDALIREAILREVDRGGQVFFVHNRVQGIQVIAQRLQRLIPEATFAVAHGQMAEDQLEHVMLAFSSGEYNVLVCTTIIENGLDIPNANTIIINNAANFGLAQLYQLRGRVGRGSHQAYAYLLFNKETKLTPIAERRLRAIYEATELGAGFRIAMKDLEIRGAGNLLGPEQSGFMNVVGFDLYSRLLAEAIQELQGKKAEAAVPVVTIDLPVDAYIPDEYINDRALKMNFYQRLANLMTREQVEAMRSELQDRFGPLLPPVENLLKLIALKVGAGEMGFESISLKEGVVIIKARRNMTPNRVALYRRFRNEVKVQLGVIQIPRRLLPDDSQALIAALHDLLPQISTVGGPQMQTVGVSAAQ